The following are encoded in a window of Cydia strobilella chromosome 1, ilCydStro3.1, whole genome shotgun sequence genomic DNA:
- the LOC134746434 gene encoding protein FAM151A isoform X2: protein MTADERGSVVLGDEEVLKNLTTVTWAHAVNNKTYLQAALASDVQMLEADIVLGQLIGKEGPPIPVMAHPPATTSDLSLGDFLSIVAQHNKGIAKDKQKGAKLDFKSIEAFEKAQDLIARFSKPEVTFPLWLNADILPGPVAATTKPLDPEKFIKLASQHPRAVLSVGWTTRYGGNITEGEYTRQQIGTMLRMVNALKVNQTITFPVRAGLASNSQPVILDLLRETRALGSSVTVWAAEGDAVAVERLRALILTVGLEHTYLDVPAELAARLQLPAPPATRTHN, encoded by the exons ATGACGGCAGATGAAAGAG GATCTGTCGTTCTTGGCGATGAAGAAGTTTTGAAAAATCTAACAACCGTTACCTGGGCACATGCTGTTAATAATAAAACGTACTTGCAAGCCGCGTTAGCGA GCGATGTGCAGATGCTTGAAGCAGACATAGTCCTGGGCCAGCTGATCGGCAAGGAAGGCCCGCCCATTCCCGTGATGGCGCACCCCCCGGCCACGACCTCCGACCTGTCTCTCGGCGACTTCTTGTCCATAGTGGCGCAACACAATAAGGGCATCGCCAAGGACAAGCAGAAGGGCGCCAAGTTGGACTTTAAGAGCATCGAGGCGTTTGAAAAAGCACAGGACTTAATAGCACGGTTTAGTAAGCCTGAG GTAACTTTCCCCCTATGGCTGAACGCAGACATCCTGCCGGGCCCCGTAGCCGCCACGACCAAGCCGCTGGACCCCGAGAAGTTCATCAAGTTGGCCTCGCAGCACCCGCGCGCCGTGCTCTCTGTGGGCTGGACCACGCGGTACGGCGGCAACATCACCGAGGGCGAGTACACGAGGCAGCAGATCGGGACCATGCTGAGGATGGTCAATGCGCTTAAAGTTAACCAGACTATAACGTTCCCT GTCCGCGCCGGCCTCGCATCCAACAGCCAGCCGGTGATCCTGGACTTGCTACGGGAGACGCGCGCGCTGGGCTCCTCCGTGACGGTGTGGGCGGCGGAAGGCGACGCGGTGGCAGTGGAGCGGCTCCGCGCCCTCATCCTCACGGTCGGCCTGGAACACACCTACCTCGACGTGCCCGCAGAGCTGGCCGCGCGGCTGCAGCTACCCGCACCGCCTGCCACCCGCACCCACAACTAG
- the LOC134746434 gene encoding protein FAM151A isoform X1: MFLQILVLLAASGSVVLGDEEVLKNLTTVTWAHAVNNKTYLQAALASDVQMLEADIVLGQLIGKEGPPIPVMAHPPATTSDLSLGDFLSIVAQHNKGIAKDKQKGAKLDFKSIEAFEKAQDLIARFSKPEVTFPLWLNADILPGPVAATTKPLDPEKFIKLASQHPRAVLSVGWTTRYGGNITEGEYTRQQIGTMLRMVNALKVNQTITFPVRAGLASNSQPVILDLLRETRALGSSVTVWAAEGDAVAVERLRALILTVGLEHTYLDVPAELAARLQLPAPPATRTHN; the protein is encoded by the exons GATCTGTCGTTCTTGGCGATGAAGAAGTTTTGAAAAATCTAACAACCGTTACCTGGGCACATGCTGTTAATAATAAAACGTACTTGCAAGCCGCGTTAGCGA GCGATGTGCAGATGCTTGAAGCAGACATAGTCCTGGGCCAGCTGATCGGCAAGGAAGGCCCGCCCATTCCCGTGATGGCGCACCCCCCGGCCACGACCTCCGACCTGTCTCTCGGCGACTTCTTGTCCATAGTGGCGCAACACAATAAGGGCATCGCCAAGGACAAGCAGAAGGGCGCCAAGTTGGACTTTAAGAGCATCGAGGCGTTTGAAAAAGCACAGGACTTAATAGCACGGTTTAGTAAGCCTGAG GTAACTTTCCCCCTATGGCTGAACGCAGACATCCTGCCGGGCCCCGTAGCCGCCACGACCAAGCCGCTGGACCCCGAGAAGTTCATCAAGTTGGCCTCGCAGCACCCGCGCGCCGTGCTCTCTGTGGGCTGGACCACGCGGTACGGCGGCAACATCACCGAGGGCGAGTACACGAGGCAGCAGATCGGGACCATGCTGAGGATGGTCAATGCGCTTAAAGTTAACCAGACTATAACGTTCCCT GTCCGCGCCGGCCTCGCATCCAACAGCCAGCCGGTGATCCTGGACTTGCTACGGGAGACGCGCGCGCTGGGCTCCTCCGTGACGGTGTGGGCGGCGGAAGGCGACGCGGTGGCAGTGGAGCGGCTCCGCGCCCTCATCCTCACGGTCGGCCTGGAACACACCTACCTCGACGTGCCCGCAGAGCTGGCCGCGCGGCTGCAGCTACCCGCACCGCCTGCCACCCGCACCCACAACTAG
- the LOC134746434 gene encoding protein FAM151A isoform X3 produces the protein MFLQILVLLAASGDVQMLEADIVLGQLIGKEGPPIPVMAHPPATTSDLSLGDFLSIVAQHNKGIAKDKQKGAKLDFKSIEAFEKAQDLIARFSKPEVTFPLWLNADILPGPVAATTKPLDPEKFIKLASQHPRAVLSVGWTTRYGGNITEGEYTRQQIGTMLRMVNALKVNQTITFPVRAGLASNSQPVILDLLRETRALGSSVTVWAAEGDAVAVERLRALILTVGLEHTYLDVPAELAARLQLPAPPATRTHN, from the exons GCGATGTGCAGATGCTTGAAGCAGACATAGTCCTGGGCCAGCTGATCGGCAAGGAAGGCCCGCCCATTCCCGTGATGGCGCACCCCCCGGCCACGACCTCCGACCTGTCTCTCGGCGACTTCTTGTCCATAGTGGCGCAACACAATAAGGGCATCGCCAAGGACAAGCAGAAGGGCGCCAAGTTGGACTTTAAGAGCATCGAGGCGTTTGAAAAAGCACAGGACTTAATAGCACGGTTTAGTAAGCCTGAG GTAACTTTCCCCCTATGGCTGAACGCAGACATCCTGCCGGGCCCCGTAGCCGCCACGACCAAGCCGCTGGACCCCGAGAAGTTCATCAAGTTGGCCTCGCAGCACCCGCGCGCCGTGCTCTCTGTGGGCTGGACCACGCGGTACGGCGGCAACATCACCGAGGGCGAGTACACGAGGCAGCAGATCGGGACCATGCTGAGGATGGTCAATGCGCTTAAAGTTAACCAGACTATAACGTTCCCT GTCCGCGCCGGCCTCGCATCCAACAGCCAGCCGGTGATCCTGGACTTGCTACGGGAGACGCGCGCGCTGGGCTCCTCCGTGACGGTGTGGGCGGCGGAAGGCGACGCGGTGGCAGTGGAGCGGCTCCGCGCCCTCATCCTCACGGTCGGCCTGGAACACACCTACCTCGACGTGCCCGCAGAGCTGGCCGCGCGGCTGCAGCTACCCGCACCGCCTGCCACCCGCACCCACAACTAG